In Burkholderia gladioli, a genomic segment contains:
- a CDS encoding class I SAM-dependent methyltransferase, translating to MNSSTMQSGVDFSGSVYLASSTVRAVAQRLNWRAKVLISGYEQDFRGKRVLDLASHDGRFMHAALAHGAAKVVGVEVRESHLDAARANLAQGGHARERYEVVAGDLVEYLRSVEPGGFDTILCFGVLSHLIEHIDVMREIGRIAPGAFILDTWVARERWNLRERLRNRRVNAFVRNMQQGGFGKRSLLTRMQGWFDDVLPSERSRTGNLVLLYEDAAAPGATARQSGLMGWANRSAVEMLFDHYGLDHERVDWHAQGLTDWSELEDYRSGSRESWVARARRA from the coding sequence ATGAACTCATCGACCATGCAATCCGGCGTCGACTTCTCCGGCTCCGTCTACCTCGCCTCCAGCACCGTGCGCGCGGTCGCGCAGCGCCTGAACTGGCGCGCGAAGGTGCTCATCAGCGGCTATGAGCAGGATTTTCGCGGCAAGCGCGTGCTGGATCTCGCCAGCCACGACGGACGCTTCATGCACGCCGCGCTCGCGCACGGCGCGGCCAAGGTGGTGGGCGTGGAGGTGCGCGAAAGCCACCTCGACGCCGCGCGCGCGAACCTGGCCCAGGGCGGCCATGCGCGCGAGCGCTACGAGGTGGTGGCCGGCGATCTCGTGGAATACCTGCGCTCGGTCGAGCCGGGCGGCTTCGACACGATCCTCTGCTTCGGCGTGCTGAGCCACCTGATCGAGCATATCGACGTGATGCGCGAGATCGGCCGCATCGCGCCGGGCGCCTTCATCCTCGACACCTGGGTGGCGCGCGAGCGCTGGAACCTGCGCGAGCGGCTGCGCAACCGCCGCGTCAACGCCTTCGTGCGCAACATGCAGCAGGGCGGCTTCGGCAAGCGCTCGCTGCTCACGCGCATGCAGGGCTGGTTCGACGACGTGCTGCCCAGCGAGCGCAGCCGCACCGGCAACCTGGTGCTGCTGTACGAGGACGCCGCGGCGCCGGGCGCCACCGCGCGCCAGAGCGGCCTGATGGGCTGGGCCAATCGCTCGGCCGTGGAGATGCTGTTCGATCATTACGGCCTCGATCACGAGCGGGTCGACTGGCACGCGCAGGGCCTCACCGACTGGAGCGAGCTCGAGGACTACCGCAGCGGCTCCCGCGAGAGCTGGGTAGCCCGTGCGCGGCGAGCCTGA
- a CDS encoding ATP-grasp fold amidoligase family protein: protein MFQAGATPDEMRRVASETQLDCKLTCRTHLQAFEAYLPKLYFQGDVADCDFAALPPRYVIKPRCQTGVLMLMDRGTDLKTGAAFAPEEIRAFFARQWCYRGLNNHVIVEEMVENRDGSPCVSQFKCLTFHGRVEYIHYVTVGYDLGCVAYDYDRDWRRAALYHSAQPIEREIARPAHFDRVITLAEQLADYYRGWTGIEHVRVDLFDSDRGPVFGEYAGGTNGGEGFTDEAQRLLGALWRGGAGPS, encoded by the coding sequence ATCTTCCAGGCCGGCGCCACGCCCGACGAAATGCGGCGCGTGGCGAGCGAGACGCAGCTCGACTGCAAGCTGACCTGCCGCACGCATCTGCAGGCTTTCGAGGCCTACCTGCCGAAGCTGTATTTCCAGGGCGACGTGGCCGACTGCGATTTCGCCGCGCTGCCGCCACGCTACGTGATCAAGCCGCGCTGCCAGACCGGCGTGCTGATGCTGATGGATCGCGGCACCGACCTGAAGACAGGCGCGGCGTTCGCGCCCGAGGAGATCCGCGCCTTCTTCGCGCGCCAATGGTGCTATCGCGGCCTGAACAATCACGTGATCGTCGAGGAGATGGTCGAGAACCGCGACGGCTCGCCCTGCGTGTCGCAGTTCAAGTGCCTGACCTTCCACGGTCGCGTGGAGTACATCCACTACGTGACCGTGGGCTACGACCTGGGCTGCGTCGCCTACGACTACGACCGCGACTGGCGGCGCGCCGCGCTCTATCACAGCGCGCAGCCGATCGAGCGCGAGATCGCGCGTCCGGCGCACTTCGATCGCGTGATCACGCTGGCCGAGCAGCTCGCCGACTATTACCGCGGCTGGACCGGCATCGAGCACGTGCGCGTCGACCTGTTCGATTCGGACCGCGGGCCGGTGTTCGGCGAGTACGCGGGCGGCACCAACGGCGGCGAGGGCTTCACCGACGAGGCGCAGCGGCTGCTGGGCGCCTTGTGGCGAGGCGGGGCCGGTCCATCCTGA
- a CDS encoding sulfotransferase family protein — MTSADSSGPVCVKQVLRVRHADSTRMVRPGDFDSRVVARHASLAELPERARYVPLYADWRAERLVHGRWEGDAALSDVPFLYQHQRRHVQWLAELPFERLDAWHDDAGLTPTFVFSIGRCGSTLLSRLLAAAGEPAISEPDVLTNVAWVDDDAELAAARRWGPSVVRAAVCGLALACGRAPVIKLRARCNRAVDVFLQAFPQARYVFMFRERDDWVRSTSRAFGERGETLAELLKVSVEAFDRLHRAGVRPQPVWYEDLLAGPLPALRRIVSDPAALAARGDAIATALGRDAQAGSGLSRERLSTRGADAEALAAFDACWRAIRSDALLSEHGLARLR, encoded by the coding sequence ATGACATCCGCCGATTCATCCGGTCCGGTGTGCGTCAAGCAGGTGCTGCGGGTCCGCCATGCCGATTCGACCCGCATGGTGCGCCCCGGCGACTTCGACAGCCGCGTCGTCGCGCGCCACGCCTCGCTGGCCGAGTTGCCCGAGCGCGCGCGCTACGTGCCGCTGTACGCGGACTGGCGCGCCGAGCGGCTCGTTCATGGCCGCTGGGAGGGCGATGCCGCGTTGAGCGACGTGCCCTTCCTCTACCAGCATCAGCGCCGCCATGTGCAGTGGCTGGCCGAGCTGCCGTTCGAGCGGCTCGACGCCTGGCACGACGATGCCGGCCTGACGCCGACCTTCGTGTTCTCGATCGGCCGCTGCGGCTCCACGCTGCTGTCGCGCCTGCTGGCCGCCGCCGGCGAGCCGGCGATCTCGGAGCCGGACGTGCTGACCAACGTCGCCTGGGTCGACGACGACGCCGAGCTGGCGGCGGCGCGGCGCTGGGGGCCGAGCGTGGTGCGCGCCGCCGTGTGCGGGCTCGCGCTCGCGTGCGGGCGTGCGCCGGTCATCAAGCTGCGCGCGCGCTGCAACCGGGCGGTGGACGTGTTTCTGCAGGCCTTCCCGCAAGCGCGTTACGTCTTCATGTTCCGCGAGCGGGACGATTGGGTGCGCTCCACCTCGCGCGCGTTCGGCGAGCGCGGCGAGACGCTGGCCGAGCTGCTGAAGGTATCGGTCGAGGCCTTCGACCGCCTGCATCGCGCCGGCGTGCGGCCCCAGCCGGTCTGGTACGAGGACCTGCTGGCCGGCCCGCTGCCGGCGTTGCGGCGCATCGTGTCCGATCCGGCCGCCCTGGCGGCGCGCGGCGACGCCATCGCCACGGCGCTGGGCAGGGACGCGCAGGCGGGCTCCGGCCTGTCTCGCGAGCGATTGTCGACGCGCGGCGCCGATGCCGAGGCGCTGGCGGCGTTCGACGCCTGCTGGCGCGCCATCCGCAGCGACGCGCTGCTGAGCGAGCACGGTCTCGCGCGGCTGCGCTGA
- a CDS encoding transketolase: protein MNLEIQIRESRKRVLTMLHGAQGGHFGGAMSVLDSLMVLHHRILDRDPARRAQGRADRLILSKGHASVALYATLASVGALPEAELASYGQHGGRLACHPDMSLCDAIDFSTGSLGQGLSVGLGMALALRGTGARVWVVLGDGECQEGQVWEAAQLASRYRVDNLHAVLDLNGYQEMGWHGMPGIEPAPLPDAARKWEAFGWHVSEAPGHDAAGLEAAMRNMLGRRGQPGVLLAHTEKGHGIPAFADAPGLSHCLSLTEAQFRDAVMAAGEPA from the coding sequence ATGAACCTCGAGATTCAGATACGGGAGAGCCGCAAGCGCGTGTTGACGATGCTGCACGGCGCGCAGGGCGGCCATTTCGGCGGCGCGATGAGCGTGCTCGACAGCTTGATGGTGCTCCATCACCGGATTCTCGACCGCGATCCGGCGCGGCGCGCCCAGGGGCGGGCGGATCGCCTGATCCTGTCGAAGGGGCATGCCTCGGTCGCGCTGTACGCGACGCTCGCCTCGGTCGGCGCGCTGCCCGAGGCCGAGCTGGCCAGCTACGGGCAGCACGGCGGCCGCCTGGCGTGCCATCCCGACATGAGCCTGTGCGACGCGATCGACTTTTCCACCGGATCGCTCGGCCAGGGCCTGTCGGTCGGACTCGGCATGGCCCTCGCGCTGCGCGGCACGGGCGCGCGCGTCTGGGTGGTGCTCGGCGACGGCGAATGCCAGGAAGGGCAGGTGTGGGAGGCCGCGCAATTGGCGTCGCGCTACCGCGTCGACAACCTGCATGCGGTGCTGGACCTGAACGGTTACCAGGAGATGGGCTGGCACGGCATGCCGGGCATCGAGCCCGCGCCGCTGCCCGACGCGGCGCGCAAGTGGGAGGCGTTCGGCTGGCATGTCAGCGAGGCGCCGGGGCACGACGCGGCCGGGCTCGAGGCCGCGATGCGCAACATGCTGGGCCGGCGCGGCCAGCCCGGCGTGCTGCTGGCCCATACCGAGAAGGGCCACGGCATTCCGGCCTTCGCCGACGCGCCCGGGCTGTCGCATTGCCTGAGCCTGACCGAGGCGCAGTTCCGCGACGCCGTGATGGCGGCCGGGGAGCCGGCATGA
- a CDS encoding transketolase family protein codes for MRPAAHCAQALVERARHDPRIWVVDGDLADSYGVDRFAQAHPERFLMAGIAEQTMVSTAAGMAACGLRPWVFSFAAFLCFRAYDQIRVGLAQTGVPVTLVGSHAGGCGGPNGKSHQALNDIAAIGSLPNLDIWTPGCEADTRFVVDAVLARERPAYLRYPREPLGALPGEPAECRWIGARARFALVSCGLFTHVALDAARRLREFDVDAGVIHLTRLAPFPAAEFAALLRDVDGLWVVDDHTRRGGLADLLHAEGFAVRDPVFSWPADWSGDFGPTEVLLKRHGLAADDIAARLAAELRGGGRAARSGARAAREAGR; via the coding sequence ATGAGGCCCGCCGCCCATTGCGCGCAGGCGCTCGTCGAGCGGGCGCGGCACGACCCGCGGATCTGGGTGGTGGACGGCGACCTGGCCGATTCCTACGGCGTGGACCGCTTCGCGCAGGCGCACCCGGAGCGCTTCCTGATGGCCGGGATCGCCGAGCAGACCATGGTGTCGACCGCGGCCGGCATGGCCGCCTGCGGCTTGCGGCCGTGGGTGTTCTCGTTCGCGGCCTTTCTGTGCTTTCGCGCCTACGACCAGATTCGCGTCGGGCTCGCGCAGACCGGCGTGCCGGTCACGCTGGTCGGCTCGCACGCGGGCGGCTGCGGCGGGCCGAACGGCAAGAGCCACCAGGCGCTCAACGACATCGCGGCGATCGGATCGCTGCCGAACCTCGATATCTGGACGCCCGGCTGCGAGGCGGACACGCGATTCGTGGTCGACGCGGTGCTGGCGCGGGAGCGCCCGGCCTATCTGCGCTATCCGCGCGAACCGCTGGGCGCGTTGCCCGGCGAGCCTGCCGAATGTCGCTGGATCGGCGCGCGCGCGCGTTTCGCGCTGGTGAGCTGCGGGCTGTTCACGCACGTCGCGCTCGACGCCGCGCGCCGGCTGCGCGAGTTCGACGTCGATGCCGGCGTGATTCACCTGACGCGGCTCGCGCCGTTTCCCGCTGCCGAGTTCGCGGCCCTGCTGCGCGACGTGGATGGGCTCTGGGTGGTGGACGACCACACGCGTCGCGGCGGCCTGGCCGACCTGCTGCATGCCGAGGGGTTCGCGGTGCGCGACCCGGTGTTTTCCTGGCCGGCCGACTGGAGCGGCGATTTCGGGCCGACCGAGGTGCTGCTCAAGCGCCACGGGCTCGCCGCGGACGATATCGCCGCGCGCCTGGCCGCCGAACTGCGCGGCGGCGGGCGCGCGGCAAGGAGCGGCGCGCGGGCCGCCCGCGAGGCCGGCCGATGA
- a CDS encoding acyltransferase family protein, protein MNQGKRSNGVDMLRGIAILLVLILHFHLTYRLHLLPFDLPWLSEAIKAVARNGNYGVTMFFTVSGFLITSTSLRRFGAPTRIRPGTFYRFRASRILPCLVLALAIMVVLSLFEMRSFVNKPDTASMPVAVLSVLTFWHNVLMAQVGYFNYAMNILWSLSVEEVFYLSFPIVFLLLRRPRYIGIWLVVPILFAPYYRSLHAEDEIVALYGYLSCFDAIAMGSLVALLPARRIARSTGIALRCAAGLVLALTYLSGPIMQHVVWGVSVVALCTAVLLYCFQHEAASAQPARTWRVARVIRWFGQRSYELYLFHIIVLGVLREYVTRENVGLYAKPLWLLFYLCVAALVAQIVFRHFSEPLNAMLRRGAPRPAAGLLEK, encoded by the coding sequence ATGAACCAAGGCAAGCGTAGCAACGGCGTGGACATGCTGCGAGGCATCGCGATCCTGCTCGTGCTGATCCTGCATTTCCACCTGACCTATCGGCTGCATCTGCTGCCGTTCGACCTGCCGTGGTTGTCCGAGGCCATCAAGGCGGTGGCGCGCAACGGCAACTATGGCGTGACCATGTTCTTCACCGTGTCGGGCTTCCTGATCACCTCCACCTCGCTGCGCCGCTTCGGTGCGCCCACGCGGATCCGGCCCGGCACCTTCTATCGGTTCCGCGCCTCGCGCATCCTGCCCTGCCTGGTCCTGGCACTCGCCATCATGGTGGTGCTGAGCCTGTTCGAGATGCGTTCGTTCGTGAACAAGCCCGACACGGCGAGCATGCCGGTGGCGGTGCTCTCGGTGCTGACGTTCTGGCACAACGTGCTGATGGCGCAGGTCGGCTACTTCAACTACGCGATGAACATCCTCTGGTCGCTGTCGGTGGAGGAGGTGTTCTACCTGAGCTTCCCGATCGTGTTCCTGCTGCTGCGCCGGCCGCGCTACATCGGCATCTGGCTGGTGGTGCCGATCCTGTTCGCGCCGTATTACCGGAGCCTGCATGCCGAGGACGAGATCGTGGCGCTGTACGGTTATCTGTCGTGCTTCGACGCGATCGCGATGGGCAGCCTCGTGGCGCTGCTGCCGGCGCGACGCATCGCGCGGAGCACCGGCATCGCGCTGCGCTGCGCGGCCGGCCTGGTGCTGGCGCTGACCTATCTGTCTGGGCCGATCATGCAGCACGTGGTGTGGGGCGTGTCGGTGGTCGCCTTGTGCACCGCCGTGCTGCTGTACTGCTTCCAGCACGAGGCGGCGAGCGCGCAGCCGGCACGCACGTGGCGCGTGGCGCGCGTGATCCGCTGGTTCGGGCAGCGCAGCTACGAGCTCTACCTGTTCCACATCATCGTGCTCGGCGTGCTGCGCGAGTACGTGACGCGCGAGAACGTCGGGCTTTATGCGAAGCCGCTCTGGCTGCTGTTCTATCTCTGCGTGGCGGCGCTGGTCGCGCAGATCGTGTTCCGCCACTTCTCCGAGCCGCTCAACGCGATGCTGCGGCGCGGCGCGCCGCGTCCTGCCGCGGGCCTGCTCGAGAAATGA
- a CDS encoding phosphoserine transaminase, giving the protein MHPNQLNFSGGPGALPDCVLDELQQAVVALPETNLSVLGMSHRSRWFAQLLEESEADLRALLRIPDDYSVVYLQGGSSLQFSMIPMNFRVPGAPPPDYVTGGYWSRKAIDEASRVMAMRTVWDGAASGYRTLPRLADLDWHPRAPYRHFVSNETVEGLQFPAVPDDDGAPWVADMSSDFVSRPFDVRAYGMVYAHAQKNLGPAGVTVAIIRNALLERIPDTLPPMLDYRTHIRHGSNYNTPPVLAIYVMARVLRWIRDEVGGVERMAERNARKAAQLYATLDELREVVDAHARRECRSTMNVAFRFRDARLDARCLELATEAGFSGLNGHRSIGGLRASLYNAVSEQAVSRLTAFLKDFALRHA; this is encoded by the coding sequence ATGCATCCCAATCAACTGAACTTCTCCGGCGGCCCGGGCGCGCTGCCCGACTGCGTGCTCGACGAGTTGCAGCAGGCGGTCGTGGCCTTGCCGGAGACGAACCTGTCCGTGCTCGGCATGAGCCACCGTTCCAGGTGGTTCGCGCAGCTGCTGGAGGAGAGCGAGGCCGACCTGCGCGCGCTGCTGCGCATTCCCGACGATTACAGCGTGGTGTACCTGCAGGGCGGCAGCAGCCTGCAGTTCTCGATGATCCCGATGAATTTTCGCGTGCCTGGCGCGCCGCCGCCCGACTACGTGACGGGCGGCTACTGGAGCCGCAAGGCGATCGACGAGGCCTCGCGCGTGATGGCGATGCGCACCGTCTGGGACGGCGCGGCGAGCGGCTACCGCACGCTGCCGCGGCTTGCCGATCTGGACTGGCACCCGCGCGCCCCGTATCGGCACTTCGTGTCGAACGAGACGGTGGAGGGCCTGCAGTTCCCGGCCGTGCCGGACGACGACGGCGCGCCGTGGGTGGCGGACATGTCGTCGGATTTCGTGTCCCGGCCGTTCGACGTCCGCGCCTACGGGATGGTCTATGCGCATGCGCAGAAGAATCTCGGGCCGGCCGGCGTGACGGTGGCGATCATCCGAAATGCCTTGCTCGAGCGCATTCCCGACACCTTGCCGCCGATGCTCGACTATCGCACCCATATCCGCCACGGCTCCAACTACAACACGCCGCCGGTGCTCGCGATCTACGTGATGGCGCGGGTGTTGCGCTGGATCCGCGACGAGGTGGGCGGCGTCGAGCGCATGGCCGAGCGCAACGCGCGCAAGGCGGCGCAGTTGTACGCCACGCTCGACGAGCTGCGCGAAGTGGTGGATGCGCACGCGCGGCGCGAATGCCGCTCCACCATGAACGTGGCGTTCCGCTTCCGCGACGCGCGACTCGATGCGCGCTGTCTCGAACTCGCGACCGAGGCGGGTTTCTCCGGTCTGAACGGACATCGATCGATCGGCGGCCTGCGCGCCTCGCTCTACAACGCCGTGTCGGAGCAGGCGGTGAGCCGGCTGACGGCCTTCCTGAAGGATTTCGCGCTGCGCCACGCCTGA
- a CDS encoding galactosyltransferase-related protein, translating into MLSIIVTWRNREELRGALPGLVETARRVGGEVIVVNFGGDAEAVARQTDTYRDAVRVVELREQPYFHKTRAQNLGAHFARHDTLFFCDCDIIVEPASIDALVARLGAEPGRFATLKGVRETERNSRQAKNVVRFGYRLDVKIRNGRELAIVDNEEDAQDGTRQAPGLLLVRRDDFLAVNGYNGRLHGWGWEDQDMISRLTLGAGLTRIQEGHALHISHDDHARISQYPVTNRWESRDRMFRQALAFYDDDDFLGTFTQDIEQLSGELVAVA; encoded by the coding sequence ATGCTTTCCATCATTGTGACGTGGCGCAATCGCGAGGAACTGCGCGGCGCGCTGCCGGGGCTGGTCGAGACGGCACGGCGTGTCGGCGGCGAAGTGATCGTGGTGAACTTCGGCGGCGACGCCGAAGCCGTCGCGCGCCAGACCGACACGTATCGCGATGCGGTGCGCGTCGTCGAGCTGCGCGAGCAGCCGTATTTCCACAAGACGCGCGCCCAGAACCTCGGTGCGCACTTCGCGCGGCACGACACGCTGTTCTTCTGCGATTGCGACATCATCGTCGAGCCGGCCTCGATCGATGCGCTGGTCGCGCGTCTGGGCGCCGAGCCGGGCCGGTTCGCGACGCTGAAAGGGGTGCGAGAGACCGAACGCAATTCGCGCCAGGCGAAGAACGTGGTGCGGTTCGGATATCGGCTCGACGTGAAGATCCGCAACGGGCGCGAACTGGCGATCGTCGACAACGAGGAGGACGCGCAGGACGGCACGCGCCAGGCGCCGGGGCTGCTGCTGGTGCGGCGCGACGATTTCCTGGCGGTCAACGGCTACAACGGGCGCCTGCACGGCTGGGGCTGGGAGGATCAGGACATGATCTCGCGGCTCACGCTGGGCGCGGGGCTCACGCGCATCCAGGAGGGCCATGCGCTGCACATCTCGCACGACGACCATGCGCGGATTTCGCAATATCCGGTGACGAACCGCTGGGAAAGTCGCGACAGGATGTTTCGCCAGGCCCTGGCCTTCTACGACGACGACGATTTTCTCGGTACCTTCACGCAGGACATCGAGCAGCTCTCGGGCGAACTCGTGGCGGTCGCATGA
- the cysD gene encoding sulfate adenylyltransferase subunit CysD encodes MSITLEPSAFASPAGTASRMGHLDWLEAESIHILRELVAECSKPALLFSGGKDSVVVLHLALKAFGLGPDRKTSLPFPLVHIDTGHNYDEVIDFRDRRAKEIGAELVVGHVEDSIQRGTVVLRRETDSRNAAQAVTLLETIEQHGYTAMIGGARRDEEKARAKERIFSFRDEFGQWDPKAQRPELWSLYNARLHKGEHLRVFPISNWTELDVWQYIAREQLELPSIYYAHQREIVRRNGLLVPVTPLTPMREGEASETAQVRFRTVGDISCTCPVESDADDVEKIIAETAVTEITERGATRMDDQTSEAAMEQRKKQGYF; translated from the coding sequence ATGAGCATCACGCTCGAACCATCCGCCTTCGCATCGCCGGCCGGCACCGCCAGCCGGATGGGCCACCTCGACTGGCTCGAGGCCGAGTCGATCCACATCCTGCGCGAGCTGGTGGCCGAATGCAGCAAGCCGGCCCTGCTGTTCTCGGGCGGCAAGGATTCGGTCGTCGTGCTGCATCTCGCGCTGAAGGCCTTCGGCCTGGGCCCGGATCGCAAGACCTCGCTGCCGTTCCCGCTGGTGCATATCGACACCGGCCACAACTACGATGAGGTGATCGACTTCCGCGATCGCCGCGCCAAGGAAATCGGCGCCGAGCTGGTGGTCGGCCACGTCGAGGATTCGATCCAGCGCGGCACCGTGGTGCTGCGCCGCGAAACCGATTCGCGCAATGCCGCGCAGGCCGTTACCCTGCTGGAGACCATCGAGCAACACGGTTACACCGCGATGATCGGCGGCGCGCGCCGCGACGAGGAAAAGGCCCGCGCCAAGGAGCGTATCTTCTCGTTCCGCGACGAGTTTGGCCAATGGGATCCGAAGGCCCAGCGCCCGGAACTCTGGAGCCTCTACAACGCGCGCCTGCACAAGGGCGAGCACCTGCGCGTGTTCCCGATCTCGAACTGGACCGAGCTCGACGTCTGGCAATACATCGCGCGCGAGCAGCTCGAACTGCCCTCGATCTACTACGCGCACCAGCGCGAGATCGTGCGCCGCAACGGCCTGCTGGTGCCGGTCACGCCGCTCACGCCGATGCGCGAGGGCGAGGCGAGCGAAACCGCCCAGGTGCGTTTCCGCACGGTCGGCGACATCTCCTGCACCTGCCCGGTGGAGAGCGATGCCGACGACGTCGAGAAGATCATCGCCGAGACCGCGGTGACCGAGATCACCGAGCGCGGCGCCACGCGGATGGACGACCAGACCTCCGAGGCCGCGATGGAACAGCGCAAGAAGCAAGGCTATTTCTGA
- a CDS encoding sulfate adenylyltransferase subunit 1 codes for MSIIENHEDLGVLRFITAGSVDDGKSTLIGRLLYDSKAVLSDQLSALSRAKNKRTVGDELDLALLTDGLEAEREQGITIDVAYRYFATAKRKFIIADTPGHEQYTRNMVTGASTAHAAIILVDATRVTVEGGLASPAQLLPQTKRHSAIVKLLGLQHVIVAINKMDLVEYSEATFNLIRDAYVVLAQQLGLEGVRFVPVSALKGDNIVTLSDSMPWYAGEPLLDVLETLPVAIDGGEALRFPVQWVARQDGSSADDFRGYMGRVEAGEVKVGDEIAVLPSGRTATVAEIVAPVPGGTAAVESAFAGQTVTIRLAEDVDVSRGDVFVPNAQRIEPAKKLEADLCWFDETPLSPQRKYLLKQTTNTVFTRIGEVKQVLDVHTLSHASDRQDLKMNDIGRVALTLQKPIVCDTYDAHPGTGAFVLIDEATHHTIAAGMIRAYSA; via the coding sequence ATGAGCATCATCGAGAACCACGAAGACCTCGGCGTGTTGCGCTTCATCACGGCGGGCAGCGTCGACGACGGCAAGAGCACGCTGATCGGCCGCCTGCTGTACGACAGCAAGGCCGTGTTGTCGGACCAGCTGTCCGCGCTGTCGCGCGCCAAGAACAAGCGCACCGTTGGCGACGAGCTCGACCTCGCGCTGCTGACCGACGGCCTGGAAGCCGAGCGCGAGCAGGGCATTACGATCGACGTGGCCTACCGCTACTTCGCCACCGCCAAGCGCAAGTTCATCATCGCCGACACGCCGGGCCACGAGCAGTACACGCGCAACATGGTGACCGGCGCCTCCACCGCGCACGCGGCCATCATCCTGGTGGACGCCACGCGCGTCACGGTCGAGGGCGGCCTCGCGAGCCCGGCGCAATTGCTGCCACAGACCAAGCGCCACAGCGCGATCGTCAAGCTGCTCGGCCTGCAGCACGTGATCGTCGCGATCAACAAGATGGATCTGGTCGAGTATTCGGAAGCGACCTTCAACCTGATCCGCGATGCCTACGTCGTGCTCGCGCAGCAGCTCGGCCTGGAGGGCGTGCGCTTCGTGCCGGTGTCGGCCCTGAAGGGCGACAACATCGTCACGCTGTCGGACAGCATGCCCTGGTACGCCGGCGAGCCGCTGCTCGACGTGCTGGAGACGCTGCCGGTGGCGATCGACGGCGGCGAGGCGCTGCGCTTCCCGGTGCAGTGGGTGGCGCGCCAGGACGGCAGCTCGGCCGACGATTTCCGCGGCTACATGGGCCGCGTCGAGGCGGGCGAGGTGAAGGTGGGCGACGAGATCGCGGTGCTGCCCTCGGGCCGCACGGCGACCGTGGCCGAGATCGTCGCGCCGGTGCCGGGCGGCACGGCTGCGGTGGAATCCGCCTTCGCGGGGCAGACCGTCACGATCCGCCTCGCCGAGGACGTCGACGTCTCGCGCGGCGACGTGTTCGTGCCGAACGCGCAGCGCATCGAGCCGGCCAAAAAGCTGGAGGCCGATCTCTGCTGGTTCGATGAAACCCCGTTGTCCCCGCAACGCAAGTATCTGCTCAAGCAGACCACCAACACGGTGTTCACCAGGATCGGCGAGGTCAAGCAGGTGCTGGACGTGCATACGCTGTCGCACGCCAGCGACCGCCAGGACCTGAAGATGAACGACATCGGCCGGGTGGCGCTGACGCTGCAGAAGCCGATCGTCTGCGATACCTACGATGCGCATCCGGGCACGGGCGCGTTCGTGCTGATCGACGAGGCGACCCATCACACGATCGCCGCCGGGATGATTCGCGCCTACTCGGCCTGA
- a CDS encoding MbtH family NRPS accessory protein translates to MDDLYFVVRNTEGNYSVWFDGRNLPAGWETVGEPASKQACLQRIERLWTEAAAASGREHPGQDSGAEADPAVQAGRYLASAPNTSSEQSATRRSVAAELPVAR, encoded by the coding sequence ATGGACGATTTGTATTTCGTCGTGCGAAACACTGAAGGGAATTATTCGGTATGGTTCGACGGCAGGAACCTGCCAGCGGGTTGGGAGACGGTGGGCGAGCCCGCCAGCAAGCAGGCCTGTCTGCAGCGGATCGAGCGGCTTTGGACGGAGGCGGCGGCCGCCAGCGGCCGAGAACATCCCGGCCAGGATTCGGGCGCGGAGGCCGACCCTGCCGTGCAAGCAGGTCGTTATCTGGCGAGTGCCCCGAACACTAGTTCCGAGCAGAGCGCAACCAGGCGTTCCGTCGCTGCCGAGTTGCCGGTTGCGCGATAG